Genomic window (Temnothorax longispinosus isolate EJ_2023e chromosome 3, Tlon_JGU_v1, whole genome shotgun sequence):
CATTGTTGGTATCACTCACAATATCCTTGGAAGTTTCCTTTCCTATGAATGCAATCAATTCTCTCGAATATTATCAAATGACTCATTcccggtaaaaaatttttcatataaaaacataattatatactacAATAAATATGTCCATAcatgtttttcttcttccgtATAATCTctctttgtatatatatacaagaaaaatagtaaaaagaagaatctaaaagtaattgaaaagattattttcgtattttttcttcttttttgcattttttatgaaaagtgAAGTTTGaggtaatgagaaaaatttgccaatgtataatcatatacatataacaactgttacatttatatatgattatatataggcAAAATTTTCTCATTACCTCAagcttcattttttataaaaaatgcaatgcTAAAAtgatctttatataattatttttttaggttcttctttgtattattttttttatatacgcacAGAGATaatacaagagaaaaaaacatatggacatatttaagatataattatatatagaatttatgtttttatataaaaaattctttatcgggttcttttattaaaaattataattataataattacttaccaCTGGCGATATCTTTATCCTGTGTATATACTTCCTGAAGAATGTTTTGCATGTCACTTTTTAGTTCTTTTAAAAACATTCTGCTGTTTCTTTTGCGTTTACGTGCAAGATTCTTCTTAAGACTATTcatttttcgtattttccaataataataaaaaaataatttgtttaataacaaataataattagagacGACGTTTATATTGTGTTTCGGTGTACAGAGAAGGTATACACCTATTGCACTTTAAATACACTCGAGTGTGTACACCACAGCTGTAGGAGAGAAAGGCGCCAAAAAGTCACCTGATACCATTCTCTGATTGGCTGACATCAAAGTGAGACACGAGACCTCCAGCAGAGGTTACTGTCACGTGATCTGTCTCTCGTAGAAGATCTCTCGTTTGCCGGGTccgtaaataatttacttgttTCCTGTGGCTTCAGTGTAATTACGTGATATATTGTCGTATAAGTAAGTACATTTTGTTGTTCTTATTCATCGGCTTAAGGTCGATTCAGACACAACCGTGCCGTGCTCGTATACCGTGAACATTTCTATTTGGTTGTcttctttctatctttctatCATTTCTTTCTGTCCGTGCACGGTACGGACTCGGCACGGCTATGTCTGAATCGAACCTAAGAGTACATAAATTCTATTCAGAACATAACCATAATCAGAACACAAAAAAGCACAGGGCGCATAAACTCAACTTTCACAGCATAAcctcaatttcaatttttctagtTTCTGTTCTTTACTTTATTCTGTTTTCAGTGCCTCGATTAGAGCCGTATCAACTTGTCAGTTTTACTGACTATATTGTAAATGGCCTTAGATCTGTCGAATGCATCCCAAACTCATGGATTTCGTACGATACAAAGATTGGATCTTGCATAGCGCCTTACATGGAGCCTCCATACGGTGATGAAGATAAAAAACTAAttcaagatttaataaaaaacatgagTGATCCGCCAGAAAGTTGGCCTCTGTATAAAATTTCCCTGCAGGGTCATGCAAGTAAAGCCTAGATTCTACTTTAAATCTTATAACAATCTCAGttctgcaatttattttactgcaattttattatttattaaggcACATATTCAGAGGgaatgaaaagaataaaaaaactttgtacCCAAGAATTTGTTTATACAACAGCGACTGAGGACGAAGGAGAAACAAAATCGAAAGCAAtaactaatttaataaaaaatgcgaaTCCACTAAAAGTGAAATCaattaaagatcttttaaGTCGAAAAAACTTGTCATCTGACAATGAATCAGAAGCAGAAAGTTTGACAAACAGTGAACATTGTAAACGTAAGTTTGTGCAATttctcaatttaattatttaatagaaaatttagaagtaaagttattaaactcaatatatgttacattttattttcaatttaaataaaacttatttttttctgtcgATCTTTAGCTACTGATGAAAGTTCTTCCGGATCGGAACCTGTTTGTCCTACCTTTCAtaagaagataataaaacaaaatgtgaAGAAAGTATATAACAAATCACCAGCAAATTATGATggaaaaaatcaaacaaaggatattttgaaaaaatcagcGATATCTTCATCCATTCATGGACAATCTTCAGCTTCAACATCTTCTTCCATTAATGTACAGAATATTACTGCTGGAAAAAAAGCAACAGAAAAGCTTAAAACATCAAAAGTCTTACCAAGCAAGTGTCAGAAGACGGTAGATAAGGAAAATATCCCAACAAATTTATCAGGTCATGGcgatcaaaataaaagaaataaagatcaGCTTATTGATGAAAACGAGGTCAACAACATTTTTACCtccaaaagtaatatatattatatataataattgatttaattagaataaaaaatttgtatcgagtataatattaaaatttattaataataatcgttaattacTATTTGCAGGTGATGCGATACTTTATCGTACGCTGATGAGATTAGTCACAGTTGTCAAGTCCCATGGTGAGGAAATCAAGGAACTTCGATACACCATTGAGCGATCTCTAAAAATAGATGGTTGTCGAATCACAACCAACACTTTTGTAGAAAAATacgaatttgaaaaaatacgtTCAGTCGATGATTTCCGAGCATTTGACAATCGTTTAAAGGACGATGAAGACTTTCGTAATGACTTCGTAAGTTTTGAACTACAAAATGTGTGTCTTCAGTCAATCtcatttacattttcatttctCTGTTTTGCAGAGTGCTGCAATAGATTGCATTGCAGAATCAAAGATGAAGAAAACAATCAATGcagttctaaaaaaattttttgcacagGAATTTGCCTTAAAGTGTACTGCTGTGAGGGAATCcaagaaaaaaggagaaaagttaatattaaaagagacGCAGTTCTATGAACAACTATTTggtatgtattaatattactgtaaGTAAAATTAGGTTTTGAGTTTTacagaatatatattgttttagaGTTTGTCAGAAGGATTCATTCAGTCGAGGAAACCGTgactgaaaaaatatattaccagAACCTCGCAATgtgtttaaacaattcgaaAGACTGGGATGGAGGACGCAAGATGCGTCAGCGAGACGTCTAAAATAAACGGCGGAATATGCATCAGC
Coding sequences:
- the LOC139810378 gene encoding uncharacterized protein isoform X1 — translated: MSESNLRVHKFYSEHNHNQNTKKHRAHKLNFHSITSISIFLVSVLYFILFSVPRLEPYQLVSFTDYIVNGLRSVECIPNSWISYDTKIGSCIAPYMEPPYGDEDKKLIQDLIKNMSDPPESWPLYKISLQGHASTYSEGMKRIKKLCTQEFVYTTATEDEGETKSKAITNLIKNANPLKVKSIKDLLSRKNLSSDNESEAESLTNSEHCKPTDESSSGSEPVCPTFHKKIIKQNVKKVYNKSPANYDGKNQTKDILKKSAISSSIHGQSSASTSSSINVQNITAGKKATEKLKTSKVLPSKCQKTVDKENIPTNLSGHGDQNKRNKDQLIDENEVNNIFTSKSDAILYRTLMRLVTVVKSHGEEIKELRYTIERSLKIDGCRITTNTFVEKYEFEKIRSVDDFRAFDNRLKDDEDFRNDFSAAIDCIAESKMKKTINAVLKKFFAQEFALKCTAVRESKKKGEKLILKETQFYEQLFEFVRRIHSVEETVTEKIYYQNLAMCLNNSKDWDGGRKMRQRDV
- the LOC139810378 gene encoding uncharacterized protein isoform X2 — encoded protein: MPRLEPYQLVSFTDYIVNGLRSVECIPNSWISYDTKIGSCIAPYMEPPYGDEDKKLIQDLIKNMSDPPESWPLYKISLQGHASTYSEGMKRIKKLCTQEFVYTTATEDEGETKSKAITNLIKNANPLKVKSIKDLLSRKNLSSDNESEAESLTNSEHCKPTDESSSGSEPVCPTFHKKIIKQNVKKVYNKSPANYDGKNQTKDILKKSAISSSIHGQSSASTSSSINVQNITAGKKATEKLKTSKVLPSKCQKTVDKENIPTNLSGHGDQNKRNKDQLIDENEVNNIFTSKSDAILYRTLMRLVTVVKSHGEEIKELRYTIERSLKIDGCRITTNTFVEKYEFEKIRSVDDFRAFDNRLKDDEDFRNDFSAAIDCIAESKMKKTINAVLKKFFAQEFALKCTAVRESKKKGEKLILKETQFYEQLFEFVRRIHSVEETVTEKIYYQNLAMCLNNSKDWDGGRKMRQRDV